Genomic segment of Streptomyces longhuiensis:
CTCGTGGAGCGCTACGACGCGGCCCGGCGGATGCTGTGGAGCGCGCCGTGCGATCTGCGGGCGGCCGAGGACGCGGTCCTGCGGTACCAGCGGGCGGCCGCCGACGTATTGGTCCCGCGGGTGCCCGATCAGGGCGGTCCCGCGGACCGGAGGGGGGAATCATGAGCGAGCAGCGGCAGTGCCAGCGTCCCGGATGCACGGGGTCGTACGAGGACGTGGGCGGCGGGGAGCTGTACTGCGACACCTGCGGACTGGCCCCGGTGGTCTCGCCGACGGGCATGGTGGCGTCGCCGCCGACGGGCGTCACGGTCGGCGGCCGTGGCTCCAACAGCTCCAGTGCGCGCAGCAGTTCGCGGTCCTCGCGGGCCAGCTCGCGCTCCTCGTCGCGTTCTTCGCAGTCGCGCCGGTCGGTTTCGGGCCGTCTGTCGCGGTCCCTGTCGGGGCAGTCCGGTTCGCAGGGGTCCCGGTCGGTGTCGGTGCGCAGTTCGGGCGCCTCGGCCGCGTCGTCGGGGCGCGGGCGCCTCGGCGTCGGCCTCGTCCAGGTGCCGGACGTGCCGCGGCCCGACCCGCGGGCGATGATCCAGGAGAACCCCGAGGTCCCCGAGCGGAAGCGATTCTGCTCGCGCTCGGACTGCGGGGCGCCGGTGGGCCGCGCGCGCGGCGAACGCCCGGGCCGCACGGAGGGGTTCTGCACGAAGTGCGGCCACCCGTACTCGTTCGTGCCGAAGCTGCGCACGGGCGACATCGTGCACGGCCAGTACGAGGTGGTGGGCTGCCTCGCGCACGGCGGGCTCGGCTGGGTCTATCTCGCCGTGGACCGCGCGGTCTCCGACCGCTGGGTCGTCCTCAAGGGTCTCCTCGACACGGGTGACCAGGACGCCATGGCGGCGGCGATCTCGGAGCGCCGCTTCCTCGCCGAGATCGAGCACGCGAACATCGTGCGCATCTACAACTTCGTCGAGCATCTCGACCAGCGCACCGGCTCCATGGACGGCTACATCGTCATGGAGTACGTCGGCGGCAAGTCCCTGAAGGAGATCGCCAACGGGCGCCGCACACCGGCCGGCAAGCGCGACCCGCTGCCGGTCGAGCAGGCCTGCGCGTACGGGATCGAGGCGCTGGAGGCGCTCGGGCACCTGCACAGCCGCAACCTCCTGTACTGCGACTTCAAGGTGGACAACGCGATCCAGACGGAGGACCAGCTCAAGCTCATCGACATGGGCGCGGTCCGCAGGATGGACGACGACGAGTCGGCGATCTACGGGACCGTGGGCTACCAGGCTCCCGAGGTCGCGGACGTCGGCCCCTCCGTCGCCTCCGACCTGTACACGGTGGCGCGCACGCTGGCCGTCCTGACCTTCGACTTCCAGGGCTACACGAACGTCTTCGCGGACTCCCTGCCCGACCCCGACAGCATCGAGGTCTTCCGCACGTACGAGTCGTTCTACCGGCTCCTCGTCCGCGCCACCGACCCCGACCCGGCCCGCCGGTTCGCGTCCGCGCAGGAGATGGCGGAGCAGCTGACCGGCGTCCTGCGCGAGGTCGTGGCCCTCCAGACGGGCCGTCCGCGCCCGGCGCTGTCGACGCTCTTCGGGCCCGAGGTCAAGGTCACGGACACGGAGTTGTTCGCGCAGCTGACGGGCGAGGTGTCGCGGCTCGGGGTCCGGACGGAGCCGGTGCGGCGGAAGGGGCGGGGCGCGCGACAGGCCCCGTCCGCGCTCCCGTCGGCCGGCGTGCCCACCGCGCTCCCGGGCGCCCCGGGCACTCCTGCCTCCCCCGGCTCCCTCGGATCTCCCGGCTCGCTGGTGAAGCCCCTCAACGCCGCCGCCACCGCGCTCGCGCTCCCCGTGCCGAGGGTCGACCCCGGCGACCCGAACGCCGGGTTCCTCGCGGGACTCATGGCGTCCGCGCCGGGCGAGCTCATCACCGCGCTGCGCGCCGCGCCCGCCGCCTCCGTGGAGCTGCGCCTGCGCGAACTGCGGGCCCGCCTCGAAATGGGTGAACTGGTCTCCGCCGCCCACGCGTTGACGGAGCTGGAGGCGCAACACC
This window contains:
- a CDS encoding serine/threonine-protein kinase codes for the protein MSEQRQCQRPGCTGSYEDVGGGELYCDTCGLAPVVSPTGMVASPPTGVTVGGRGSNSSSARSSSRSSRASSRSSSRSSQSRRSVSGRLSRSLSGQSGSQGSRSVSVRSSGASAASSGRGRLGVGLVQVPDVPRPDPRAMIQENPEVPERKRFCSRSDCGAPVGRARGERPGRTEGFCTKCGHPYSFVPKLRTGDIVHGQYEVVGCLAHGGLGWVYLAVDRAVSDRWVVLKGLLDTGDQDAMAAAISERRFLAEIEHANIVRIYNFVEHLDQRTGSMDGYIVMEYVGGKSLKEIANGRRTPAGKRDPLPVEQACAYGIEALEALGHLHSRNLLYCDFKVDNAIQTEDQLKLIDMGAVRRMDDDESAIYGTVGYQAPEVADVGPSVASDLYTVARTLAVLTFDFQGYTNVFADSLPDPDSIEVFRTYESFYRLLVRATDPDPARRFASAQEMAEQLTGVLREVVALQTGRPRPALSTLFGPEVKVTDTELFAQLTGEVSRLGVRTEPVRRKGRGARQAPSALPSAGVPTALPGAPGTPASPGSLGSPGSLVKPLNAAATALALPVPRVDPGDPNAGFLAGLMASAPGELITALRAAPAASVELRLRELRARLEMGELVSAAHALTELEAQHPDDWRVVWYRGVAALATGDHTNAALSFDAVYDAFPGEPAPKLALGVCAEVLGQLDNAAEYYRLVWATDPSYVSAAFGLARVQLAAADRHGAVHTLESVPESSIHYTAARVAAVRSRLRQRMAETAVAHGPLLDDLTAAAGQVEALDGFGLDAVRREQLSTEVLGTALDWVLSGSQGSAPRQGPVRTLVLGNDLDERGLRLGLERSYRTLARLAQVGEERIELVERANRYRPRTWV